The Bartonella sp. HY328 genome contains the following window.
AGCTGCAAGGAGCTTATCAAGGTCATCCAATAGGATGTCGCTCGCGCGCATTAATTGAACGTTTAATGTGGTGTCAAGCACATCTGATGATGTCATGCCTTGATGGATAAAGCGGGCATCAGGGCCGACAAATTCAGCAAGATGGGTCAAGAATGCGATGACGTCATGCTTGGTAACCGCTTCAATTTCATCAATACGGGCAACGTCGAAAACTGCAGCAGATCCTTTTTCCCAAATGGTCTTGGCAGATTCTTTAGGGATAACGCCAATTTCAGCCAAAGCGTTACACGCATAAGCTTCAATTTCAAACCAAATACGATATTTTGTTTCTGGGGACCAGATAGCAACCATATCGGGGCGAGAATAACGTGGGATCATTTGTTTCTTTCCTGTTTGGCAGATGAATTATTTGAAATATTTATACAAAAACAATCGATAGTTTAACACTAGACCTAAAATTGGTGGTAATAGCCTATTTCACCAAACCGCTTTCAGCAGCGCACCGAATAGCAGATATGCGCGGCCCGTAAGTTGCAATGTCACCACCCTTATAAATGGCAGAACCAGCAACAAGAGCATTGGCACCAGCCCGCGCAATAGCCTCAGCATTTTGTGCTGTTACCCCACCATCAACCTCTATTTCAATTGGGCGATCGCCAATCATAGCCTTAACCCGTGCTATTTTTTCAAGACTTGAAGGAATGAAGCTCTGACCGCCAAAGCCGGGATTTACGCTCATAACTAAAATAAGATCAATATCATCAAGAACATATTCAAGTGCGCTTTCAGGTGTAGCAGGATTTAACGCTACGCCAGCCTTTTTTCCAAAACTGCGTATGGCTTGCAGGGATCGATGTAAGTGTGGACCCGCCTCGGCATGAATGGTGATGATATCGCAACCAGCCTTGGCAAAGGCTTCAATATAGGGATCGCAAGGTGCAATCATTAAATGCGCGTCAAAAGTCGCGTCGGTCAATGGGCGTATAGCTTTTACAACATCGGGACCAAAGGTAATATTGGGTACAAAATGTCCATCCATGACATCAATATGAACCCAATCTGCACCTGCTGCCAGAACATCTTTTACTTCTTGACCAAGTTTTGAGAAATCTGAGGCAAGAATAGAAGGTGCAATAATTATTTCTTTGGACATAGCTATTTCCTATAAGCGCTTAATATTAGCAAAGATGCCATTTTTGAAATTTATTCAAATCGCATTGAATAAATCCAAATGAAAAAATGAGAAGTGCTTTTAGATTTCTTTTAATACAAGATAGAACATAACGCAAAAGATATAAAATGTAATCAAAAGGATTTTTATGTCAGCAAGGAAATGCGATGATCGTAGTCAATGCAATCAAATGTTTGGTGGTAATTAAACAGACTTTTAAATGGCAAGTGACATTTAATAAAGTCGATATTGTTAGCCCTAAAGTATAAAAGCATTTCAACACAATTTGGTGTTTAGAAATGCTTTTATCAATATTGGCGATGATTGCTTAAATTTATCAAATTGGTAAAATAAGGCTTATGGCAGCGCGTTATAGGCAGCCTTTACACCATCAAGACTGATGATGCCACCCACGCCATCTTGTGGGGTGGTGAAGACGTAGAAAGTTGCATTTTTACCATTTAAAAATGCGTTAAGCTCGGTGTTACTAAGCAGTGCTTCACCAACACAGCTATCACCCAAACAGCGACGGTACGGCATACTTCCCATATCTGTTGTACCATCAATCATAATGCCGATCCCCAGCTGCAACTCGACGCGAATGGGAACAATAACGCGTAATAATGTGCCTTGTTCTTGCGAGGGGCGTTTTATAAAAGACACGCGAAAAGAAATATCAGGACGATCTTTGGCGCGCGCACTTTGGGTTATTTCGCATTGTATATTGGGCGTACCGGAAGGTTGCGAACAAACCTTGGTCCAAGAACCGAATGTTTGATTTTGCGGAACATCTTGTTGGCTTGCAGACTGTGAAAAAGCCGGCATTGGAGCCATGCCTAGGGAAACAAACAATCCGGCTACAGCTGTAGCACGCATAGTTTTATTTAAAGATCTATAAAAATTTCCAAAAGCTGACATAAGAACTCCTGCTCGAATCACGCAATAGATTATCGCGTAAAAAGATGTTTAAAAAGTAACACCAATAAAAATAATTAGCCTATATGTTTTTTACCCCCAAAAAACACATAACTTGTACCTGTTCTTGATAATCTGTTATTCTTGAATAGCCTAACAAGGATATAAAAGAAAACTTAACCTATATAAGCGCCTTTTTAGTAGCGTTTAATATCTCTTTTTTAATAATATTAAAAACATTGTTTTAATAAATCATTTATTACCAAAGGGAAAGCCGATTTTTAAACAATATCAATTAAGATAAAAGCGGCCTTTAAAGAAAATGCGGCTAGCTGTTTTGCCAATGATCCCGCTTTATTTGGTCATCTTGTTTCGCTTCAACCCAATTGCCGATAGTGCCGTCTTTTCTATGTTCTTTTTTCCAAAACGGTGCATCGGTCTTTAAGTAATCCATAATGAAGTTGGCAGATTGAAAAGCTGCGCTGCGATGTTTTGAGGCGGTGATTACTAAAACAATATTTTCGCCTACTTCAATAAGACCATGACGGTGAATAACTGTTACGGCATCAAGCTCCCACTGCTGTGCAGCGTTTTCGGCCATTTTTGTAATTTGCTTTACTGCCATATTGGGGTAATGCTCAAGTTCTAAAGCTTTTAGCGTACCAGCTTCATCGCGGCAAAGGCCTAAAAAACTGACTACCGCACCAATGTTTTTATTGTTATTGGTTAATCGTGCAATTTCATCATTAACATCAAAATTTTTGTCTTGGATACTGATGAAGATGTTTTCCATTTTGCTATTAGTCAATATCAGCCTCCTGTCATCGGAGGAAAAAAAGCAATTTCTTGTGCGCCTGCAATAAGAGTATCGTGAGATACTTGTTCATGGTCTATTGCAACATTAATGATTGCCTGATTTTCAAAGGCTGCCGCATATTTTTCATCACTATTTTTTAAAAATGAAAAAAGCTCGCTAATGTCTTTGACCGCTTCCGGCAACTCAATATTTTCTTCTGCAGCGCCAATTTTTTCTCTGACCCATGCAAAATATACCAGTTTCATATTTAAATTTCCTTAGACAAATATTTAAGCGCTGTAATTAGAGAGTGGAAAAACGCAGCCAAAGCATTTCAGTGATGATTAAACCCTAAATTATATGCTTCAATCCAGCCCTGAAATAATCCCAGCCCGTAATTAAAGTCAATATTGCTGCAATCCACAATAAAACAAGGCCGAGTTGAGTTGTGTAGTAAAAATAAGGTTCGCCAGCTTCACCAATCAGCAAAATCATTAACGCTATCATTTGAACGGTGGTTTTCCATTTTGCTAGGCGCGAAACCGGAACACCTACTTTTAATTCAGCTAGATATTCACGTAAACCTGAAACCAGTATTTCGCGGCAAAGAATGATGATTGCTGCCCAAAGTGACCAGCCTGCAATGGTTCCGTTCGCTGCCAACACTAAAAGGCAGGTAGATACGAGCAATTTATCGGCAATTGGATCAAGCATGCGACCTATATTTGAGGTTTGTTTCCACATGCGTGCAAGATAACCATCAAAAAAATCGGTTATACTTGCAACTACAAAAATAATAAATGCAGCCCAATGGGCTGAGTTTGATGGCTTCCATTCACCTTCATGAAAAAAACAAAGCACAACCATAGGCACGGCTAGAATACGCGCATAGGTCAATATATTAGGAAAAGAAAGAGCATTATTTTTCATGCGTTGCGCCGTATTCCAACTTCTAGAGAGCTTTATATTTTACTAGCATGTCTTAATCGCGTTGTAAAATGACAGAAAATTTAAAATAGTTTTATTATTAAAATTTTTTCCATAAAAAATATCATATTTAAATAAATATTCCTTGTATTAAATATAATATTAAATTCATTTAATATGCTTTCATTTAGGATTTAAATAATATTATTTGATTGAAATGCTAATATATTAAATTGTAAATTTATAAAATTTACATTTTAAATTTATTTAAACATCTTATTGGTTTCTAGAATTAAATTATCTTTGTATTTTGATAAAATTTTCGAATAGGTATCATCACTAATATTTTGGCTAAAGTCAATTTCAGAAAGTTTTATTTCTATGTTACTTGTTGTGACCTTGATATGTACACTTTGTAAAACTTCTCTTAATTGGTTTGCAGCTTTGCCGCCTCCCATATTGGCATAGCTAACGATCACTGCCGGCTTATCAGCCCATTCGTGATAAAGATGATCGATAGCATTTTTTAAAGCTGCCGGATAACCCCAATTATATTGCGGAAAAACAAATATATAAGCATCACCGCCGGATATTTTTTTACTCCATAATTTTGTATGATCATTAATATAAATACCATCTGCTGGCAAATTAGGCTCATCATCCATTGGCAAATGCCAATCTTTTAAATCAATAATTTCGGTTGAAAAATCGGTAGCAATTTCCTTGTTTATCCAATTTGCAATATGAGGCCCTATACGCCCTTTGCGAACACTACCAATGATGATTTGAATATGCGGTTTCATCTATGTTTCCTGTGGGGTAACAAATTCATATTTATTAAAAATCAAAAAACTAAAAAATATTGTTATTTTTCATTAAAATGATCACTGATGAGCTTTGCTATTGATTGCGATATGCCTTCAACGCGCATAAGGTCTTCAAGAGCCGCGCGTGATACTGCTTTGGCGGTACCAAAATGGCTTAATAAGGCGCGTTTACGAGCAGGCCCAATACCTTCAATTTCATCAAGTGGATTTTTAATCATTTCTTTTTTACGTTTGGCACGGTGGGTGCCAATGGCAAAACGGTGCGCCTCATCGCGTAGTCTTTGAATGAAATATAGAACTGGATCACGGGGAGGCAATGTAAATGATGGCTTGCCTTCTACAAAAAAACGTTCACGGCCAGCTTCACGATCCATACCTTTAGCAACGCCGATAGCGATCATCACGTCATTTATTTCTAATTCGCGTAGAACTTCATGGACAACTTTCATTTGTCCTTGGCCGCCATCAATTAAAATGACATCAGGCCATGGCGGAAAACTATCATCATCTTGGCTAATATTTTCAACAGGTAAACCATTTTCCTTCAATAGTCGGGAAAACCGCCGCTCCATCACTTCACGCATCATACCATAGTCATCGCCCGGCGTGATGTCTTGAGATTTTATATTGAATTTTCGGTATTGGTTTTTGACAAATCCTTCAGGGCCAGCAACTATCATGCCGCCAACGGCGTTGGTTCCCATAATATGTGAATTATCATAGACCTCGATACGTTTTGGCACATGGTCTAGTTTAAATGTTTCCGCAAAGCCTTGTAAAAGGCGAGCTTGAGTGGAGGTTTCGGCTAATCGCCGCCCCAATGCTTCGCGGGCATTGGTAAGCGCGTGATCGACCAATTCTTTTTTTTCACCGCGTTGCGGTTGCGATATTGTGACTTTGCGATTTGCTTTTAAGGTTAGAGCTTGGGAGAGAAGCTCTTCTTCTTCAATTGCTTCGCTGATCAAAATCAGTGATGGAATTGGCTTGTCATCATAAAATTGGGCGATAAAAGCTGATAATATTTCACTTGTAGAAATGGATGAATCGGCTTTTGGGAAATAAGCGCGGTTGCCCCAATTTTGCCCTGTCCGGAAGAAAAATACTTGAATACAGCTTTGCCCACCTTCAAAGTGCAAGGCAAAGACATCGGCTTCATCAACCCCTTGCGGATTAATGCCTTGGTGGCCTTGAATATGAGCAAGGGCAGCAAGGCGGTCACGATAAACTGCTGCGTGCTCAAAATCCAACATTTGTGACGCATGCTGCATGGATTTCAGCATATCCTCTTTAACCGCATGGCTTTTACCTGAAAGAAAATCCTTTGCCTCTTTGACTAAAAGCGCATAGTCATTTTCAGATATTTCATTGGTACATGGGCCAGAACAGCGTTTGATTTGATATAAAAGGCAAGGGCGGGTGCGTGTTTCTAATACTGAATCAGTGCAAGTACGTAATAAAAAAGCACGCTGTAAACTGTTTATCGTGTGGTTTACCGCTCCGGCTGAGGCAAATGGGCCAAAATAATCACCTTTTTGGCTGCGTGCACCGCGATGCTTAAATAAGCCGGGGGCTCGATGGTTCTTGGTCAGAACGATGTAGGGGAAGGATTTGTCGTCCCGAAGTAAAACATTATATCTTGGCCGTAACCTTTTGATAAGATTAGCTTCTAATAAAAGCGCTTCAGTTTCAGTATTGGTAACCACAAATTCCATATTATGGGTCGCACGGATCATGCGGCTGATGCGGTTAGAATGGCCAGTAGGGCGAGTATAATTGGCAACACGCTTTTTTAAGTTGCGGGCTTTACCGACATATAGCACTTCATTGTTTTTATCAAACATACGATAAACACCGGCCTTGTTGGGTAGGCGCTTTACAAAAGCGGCTATAAGCTGCGCGCCCGTTAGTCCATCGCTATCGCGTTCTTCTTCTGAGTTTTCCCATTCTATAGCTTGCACTGCGTCGGCGCTTGCTTCATACAAGTCTTCATTATTTGTGTCATCCACATCACTATTGGTAAGCGCATAATTTTGTCCTGCAAGATCATTGTCCGCAGGGTCGTTTAGTTCCAGTGAATCAATATCGCCATGATTAGGTTTCTTAAGTTCATTCATTCATTTTGCCCAATTACATCAGGAGTTTGCCAAGCAAGATGTTGGCCGCCGTCAAGGGCAATCATTTGTCCGGTAACTGATTGGGTTTGCCATAAATAACGTATGGTTGCGCCAAACTCAGTTAATTGGGGACCATGTTCCAATAAAAGTGCATGGCATTGTTTGTCAAAATCTTCTTCACTTTGACGTGGGCTTTTAAGGCTAGGGCCGGGGCCAATGGCATTGACCCTAATACGCGGTGCAAGGGCTTGTGCGAGGGTTTGTGTCGCCGTCCATAGTGCTGATTTTGATAATGTATAGGAGATGAAATTGGGATTTAGTTTTAAAACCCTTTGATCTATCATATTAATGATTAGGCCCTTGTGGTCCAAGGGCAGTAATTTATGCATCGCATTGGCAAGCATAACAGGTACTTTAACATGCAGGTTGAAATGATTATCCCAGATTTGTTCATCAAAATGACCAATACTATCAGCTAGAAAAATCGACGAATTATTGACTAATAGGGCGATAGGCCCCATTTCATCACTAATCAACTGCATGAAACTGTCTAAATTAACGGTTAAAAGATCACATTGAAATGCTCTAGCTTGCAGCCCGCCCTCGCGCAATTTGTCAACAAATTCTTCTGCTTCGTCTTTGGAGTCATTATAATGGATCGCGACCTGAAAACCGTGCCGAGCAAGATCTTCAGCTATTGCAGCTCCAAGACGCTTAGCGCCACCGGTAATCAATGCTACAGCTTGGCGATTATTCATTAGATGTAGATCTCTTTCATTAGGGCCGTAGGTTTAAGTCTATATTGTATGGGTTTTTTGCCATTATTTTCCATATGACGTTGCTTATATAGAGTGCATATTGCGATTGTTCAACTGGATGGACAGGCGACAAAAATTATATTGATTGAATTTATAAGGCGTATTTTAGTGTTTCAAAACATGCCCAGTTTTGATAGGCTAAATATTGGCGGTATCGTAATTAATCCGATATCTCACTGCATTTTGCTGAACTGAAAAATGTGTCGATATTTTTTTGCCAATCGTTGCTAGGTTTTAAAACACGTAAAATTGCAAATCCGCGATCTAAGCTCTGTTGGGTAAGGACCGGTTTTTTTATCTTGTCAGCTATTATTTGACGATAATCCATAATTTGAATCGGATCGCCAAGCACAAGATCTAATATTTGATCAGGTGAGGTGCGGTCATTAATGCTATAAAGATTATCGCCTTTGTCATTATAAATCGAAAGTGACCAAAAAGCGACATTACCTTTTGCATAAAAATGAATAGGATTATTGCTTAGGTCAAAATGACATAATCTTATTTGGGCAATTGGATCTGTTTCTTGAATGATTGAGTTTTGGGCAGGCAAAGCGGTAAACTGATTAGCAGGTGCCAATTGTTTTATTTCCCCCCAAAAGACTTGTTGCTGCAATGTTGGATATAGAAATAATAGCGTAATATGGACGATAATTGCACCCAAAACGGCCATCAATGCAATATAAAAAATTCTAATCACAGCGGCCATCCTTTATGCGTTCAATTTTTGGCAATATTGGATTGACCAAACCTGTTTCTGAAGCGACCGGTGTATCATAAAGTGTCATAACAAGGCCGTAATGCTTGCTTGGCGCGACATAAAGCCAATTGCCGGCCTTGGCTGTAGACGAGATTGCAATTTCTATATCGCCATTGCTTTCAAAAATAAGCGCATCTGAGTTTAGTTTGGCCAAATAGGGGGGGGCTGCATCAAGCGGGCGAGCATTTTCATCAATGGCATAAAGGGTAAAAAATCGCAAAGCAGGCAATTGGCCAGTAATTTTATAATTGCAATTGGAGTTAAGGGGCTTGTCTTCCGTGTCGCGCCAAGCGTGAAATGTTAATCCTTCAGCTCTTCCAAGAGCAAAGGCGTTTTGTTGCAAGCGGTGCGCTCTTGCATAGACATCTGCTTCAATAGTACCAGCAAGTGGTGCAGCATGCCACGAGTTAATAGTGAATTGTGAAAATCCGCCAAAGTTTTTAAATATATATTCACTTCCATAAAAGCCGCTAGGAATGGCAATGAACAAAGCTATGACAACAGAAATTATGTAACGTATCATGAATACCAATGGTTCTAATAAAATGCTTGCAAAAT
Protein-coding sequences here:
- the rpe gene encoding ribulose-phosphate 3-epimerase, yielding MSKEIIIAPSILASDFSKLGQEVKDVLAAGADWVHIDVMDGHFVPNITFGPDVVKAIRPLTDATFDAHLMIAPCDPYIEAFAKAGCDIITIHAEAGPHLHRSLQAIRSFGKKAGVALNPATPESALEYVLDDIDLILVMSVNPGFGGQSFIPSSLEKIARVKAMIGDRPIEIEVDGGVTAQNAEAIARAGANALVAGSAIYKGGDIATYGPRISAIRCAAESGLVK
- a CDS encoding invasion associated locus B family protein, with amino-acid sequence MSAFGNFYRSLNKTMRATAVAGLFVSLGMAPMPAFSQSASQQDVPQNQTFGSWTKVCSQPSGTPNIQCEITQSARAKDRPDISFRVSFIKRPSQEQGTLLRVIVPIRVELQLGIGIMIDGTTDMGSMPYRRCLGDSCVGEALLSNTELNAFLNGKNATFYVFTTPQDGVGGIISLDGVKAAYNALP
- a CDS encoding molybdenum cofactor biosynthesis protein MoaE, which encodes MENIFISIQDKNFDVNDEIARLTNNNKNIGAVVSFLGLCRDEAGTLKALELEHYPNMAVKQITKMAENAAQQWELDAVTVIHRHGLIEVGENIVLVITASKHRSAAFQSANFIMDYLKTDAPFWKKEHRKDGTIGNWVEAKQDDQIKRDHWQNS
- the moaD gene encoding molybdopterin converting factor subunit 1; protein product: MKLVYFAWVREKIGAAEENIELPEAVKDISELFSFLKNSDEKYAAAFENQAIINVAIDHEQVSHDTLIAGAQEIAFFPPMTGG
- the pgsA gene encoding CDP-diacylglycerol--glycerol-3-phosphate 3-phosphatidyltransferase, whose product is MKNNALSFPNILTYARILAVPMVVLCFFHEGEWKPSNSAHWAAFIIFVVASITDFFDGYLARMWKQTSNIGRMLDPIADKLLVSTCLLVLAANGTIAGWSLWAAIIILCREILVSGLREYLAELKVGVPVSRLAKWKTTVQMIALMILLIGEAGEPYFYYTTQLGLVLLWIAAILTLITGWDYFRAGLKHII
- a CDS encoding NADPH-dependent FMN reductase yields the protein MKPHIQIIIGSVRKGRIGPHIANWINKEIATDFSTEIIDLKDWHLPMDDEPNLPADGIYINDHTKLWSKKISGGDAYIFVFPQYNWGYPAALKNAIDHLYHEWADKPAVIVSYANMGGGKAANQLREVLQSVHIKVTTSNIEIKLSEIDFSQNISDDTYSKILSKYKDNLILETNKMFK
- the uvrC gene encoding excinuclease ABC subunit UvrC; the encoded protein is MNELKKPNHGDIDSLELNDPADNDLAGQNYALTNSDVDDTNNEDLYEASADAVQAIEWENSEEERDSDGLTGAQLIAAFVKRLPNKAGVYRMFDKNNEVLYVGKARNLKKRVANYTRPTGHSNRISRMIRATHNMEFVVTNTETEALLLEANLIKRLRPRYNVLLRDDKSFPYIVLTKNHRAPGLFKHRGARSQKGDYFGPFASAGAVNHTINSLQRAFLLRTCTDSVLETRTRPCLLYQIKRCSGPCTNEISENDYALLVKEAKDFLSGKSHAVKEDMLKSMQHASQMLDFEHAAVYRDRLAALAHIQGHQGINPQGVDEADVFALHFEGGQSCIQVFFFRTGQNWGNRAYFPKADSSISTSEILSAFIAQFYDDKPIPSLILISEAIEEEELLSQALTLKANRKVTISQPQRGEKKELVDHALTNAREALGRRLAETSTQARLLQGFAETFKLDHVPKRIEVYDNSHIMGTNAVGGMIVAGPEGFVKNQYRKFNIKSQDITPGDDYGMMREVMERRFSRLLKENGLPVENISQDDDSFPPWPDVILIDGGQGQMKVVHEVLRELEINDVMIAIGVAKGMDREAGRERFFVEGKPSFTLPPRDPVLYFIQRLRDEAHRFAIGTHRAKRKKEMIKNPLDEIEGIGPARKRALLSHFGTAKAVSRAALEDLMRVEGISQSIAKLISDHFNEK
- a CDS encoding SDR family oxidoreductase, yielding MNNRQAVALITGGAKRLGAAIAEDLARHGFQVAIHYNDSKDEAEEFVDKLREGGLQARAFQCDLLTVNLDSFMQLISDEMGPIALLVNNSSIFLADSIGHFDEQIWDNHFNLHVKVPVMLANAMHKLLPLDHKGLIINMIDQRVLKLNPNFISYTLSKSALWTATQTLAQALAPRIRVNAIGPGPSLKSPRQSEEDFDKQCHALLLEHGPQLTEFGATIRYLWQTQSVTGQMIALDGGQHLAWQTPDVIGQNE
- a CDS encoding DUF1214 domain-containing protein: MIRYIISVVIALFIAIPSGFYGSEYIFKNFGGFSQFTINSWHAAPLAGTIEADVYARAHRLQQNAFALGRAEGLTFHAWRDTEDKPLNSNCNYKITGQLPALRFFTLYAIDENARPLDAAPPYLAKLNSDALIFESNGDIEIAISSTAKAGNWLYVAPSKHYGLVMTLYDTPVASETGLVNPILPKIERIKDGRCD